The Deinococcus misasensis DSM 22328 genome has a segment encoding these proteins:
- a CDS encoding glycoside hydrolase family 2 gives MSRLHLPLNTHWEFIPEDHPEFATRQYTGPSTEVSVPHTVKEVPHHNFTEAEYSLISWYRRDLSIPEAFSGKRLILHFDGVMLAAEVFLDGVKLAEHRGGFTPFQVDLTDHVVPGKTHLLAVRVDSRERTDIPPFGNLVDYMTFGGIYREVHLKVLDPLHIENVFFKGQDVLSGLPSAEIEVTALNTGIIPEEVALTVELQDHTGQTVSVVQEVRTFEAGPSVHTLRLLDLTGIELWDIENPVLYTLKVHLGTRDRLDTRVGFRESEFRTDGFYYLNGRKVTLRGMNRHQTYPYIGAAAPERLQKKDADLIKFDLGCNMVRTSHYPQSPHFLDRCDEIGLLVFTEMQGWQHIGDQDWQDLSVDLLHDLVVRDRNHPSIVLWGARVNESPDHTDFYTRTNRLVHDLDPTRQTGGVRCFFGSELLEDVYTMNDFAATLTPYHDRAPRYLVTEYSGHMFPTKSFDQEERVVAHALKHAGILNQIGALGIAGGIAWCAFDYNTHATFGSGDRICYHGVMDIFRQPKFAAHLYASQQSPEHKKVLFAATYWTRGDVNEGLISPVWIFSNLDRVEVYVSGKLEGEAVRATDEYPHLEYPPFKMQNISGGWGENFGALELRGYLGSEVVATHHLAADGIPQKLVFEADDPVIHADGADLTRLSLRITDEYGNTLPFAWGPVLLDIDGPGVLVGEHPLVLPGGQGAVYLRSTRIPGTVTVTARAQGLPAQTVQVRTQERAAEGRKLKAEGLLSL, from the coding sequence ATGTCACGTTTGCACCTCCCCCTCAACACCCACTGGGAATTCATTCCTGAAGACCATCCAGAGTTTGCCACCCGCCAGTACACTGGCCCTTCCACAGAAGTCAGTGTTCCGCACACCGTCAAGGAAGTCCCACACCACAATTTCACCGAGGCCGAGTACAGCCTGATCTCGTGGTACCGCCGCGACCTGAGCATTCCAGAGGCGTTCTCTGGCAAGCGCTTGATCTTGCATTTCGATGGGGTGATGCTGGCTGCCGAGGTGTTCCTCGATGGGGTCAAACTTGCAGAGCACCGGGGCGGATTCACCCCTTTTCAGGTGGACCTCACCGACCATGTGGTGCCCGGAAAAACCCACCTGCTGGCTGTCAGGGTGGATTCCAGAGAACGCACAGACATTCCGCCTTTCGGAAACCTTGTGGATTACATGACCTTTGGAGGCATTTACCGCGAAGTGCACCTGAAAGTGCTGGACCCCCTGCACATCGAAAACGTGTTCTTTAAAGGGCAGGATGTGCTCTCGGGCCTTCCCTCTGCCGAAATCGAAGTGACCGCCTTGAACACCGGAATCATCCCCGAGGAGGTTGCTTTGACCGTTGAATTGCAGGATCACACAGGGCAAACGGTCTCTGTTGTGCAGGAGGTGCGGACCTTCGAAGCTGGCCCCTCAGTGCACACCCTGAGGTTGCTGGACCTGACCGGAATTGAACTCTGGGACATCGAAAACCCTGTGCTCTACACCCTGAAAGTGCATCTGGGCACCAGAGACCGTCTGGACACCCGCGTGGGTTTCCGTGAAAGCGAATTCCGCACGGACGGTTTCTATTACCTGAACGGCAGAAAAGTCACTTTGCGGGGCATGAACCGCCACCAGACCTACCCCTACATTGGTGCTGCTGCCCCAGAGCGTTTGCAGAAAAAAGACGCCGACCTGATCAAATTCGATCTGGGCTGCAACATGGTCCGCACCAGCCATTACCCCCAGAGCCCGCACTTTCTGGACCGCTGCGATGAAATCGGCCTGTTGGTGTTCACGGAAATGCAGGGCTGGCAGCACATCGGAGATCAGGATTGGCAGGACCTGTCTGTGGACCTCCTGCATGATCTGGTGGTTCGGGACCGCAACCACCCCTCCATCGTTTTGTGGGGGGCCCGGGTCAATGAAAGCCCGGACCACACCGACTTTTACACCCGCACCAACCGTCTGGTGCACGACCTTGATCCGACCCGGCAAACCGGAGGGGTGCGGTGCTTCTTTGGCAGTGAACTGCTCGAAGACGTGTACACCATGAACGATTTCGCAGCCACCCTCACCCCATACCATGACCGTGCCCCCCGGTATCTGGTCACCGAGTATTCCGGCCACATGTTCCCCACCAAGAGTTTCGATCAGGAAGAACGGGTGGTGGCCCACGCCCTCAAACACGCAGGCATCCTGAACCAGATCGGGGCTCTGGGGATCGCTGGGGGCATTGCATGGTGCGCTTTCGATTACAACACCCACGCGACTTTCGGCAGCGGAGACCGCATCTGTTACCACGGGGTGATGGACATCTTCCGTCAGCCCAAATTTGCCGCCCACCTGTACGCCAGCCAGCAATCCCCAGAGCACAAAAAAGTCCTTTTCGCGGCGACTTACTGGACCCGGGGGGATGTCAACGAGGGCTTGATCAGTCCGGTGTGGATTTTCTCCAACCTGGACCGTGTGGAGGTGTACGTCTCGGGCAAACTGGAAGGCGAGGCGGTCAGGGCCACTGACGAATACCCGCACCTCGAATACCCCCCTTTCAAAATGCAGAACATCTCTGGCGGATGGGGCGAGAATTTCGGTGCACTGGAACTGCGCGGATACCTCGGGTCTGAAGTGGTCGCCACCCATCACCTTGCTGCAGACGGCATCCCCCAGAAACTGGTCTTCGAGGCCGATGACCCGGTGATCCATGCCGATGGGGCAGACCTCACCCGCCTTTCCCTGCGCATCACCGACGAATACGGCAACACCCTGCCTTTCGCATGGGGTCCAGTGCTGCTGGACATCGATGGCCCCGGTGTGTTGGTCGGTGAGCACCCTCTGGTCCTGCCCGGAGGTCAAGGGGCCGTGTACCTTCGCAGCACCCGGATTCCCGGCACCGTGACCGTAACCGCCAGAGCACAGGGCTTGCCTGCTCAGACAGTGCAGGTTCGCACGCAGGAGCGTGCTGCAGAAGGCAGAAAGCTGAAGGCAGAAGGCCTTTTGAGTTTGTGA